One Coffea arabica cultivar ET-39 chromosome 5e, Coffea Arabica ET-39 HiFi, whole genome shotgun sequence DNA segment encodes these proteins:
- the LOC140003938 gene encoding putative disease resistance protein RGA3 — MEALIFDAKCKQSTTKTAQLWLKRLRSIARHAEIVLDDFGYEVLRQKVENRKRDKVRNFFSSSNPISFRLEMANKIKNVSASLEEAYKEANKIGLHPAQLPMASADHRVDRLTDPFVDESETVGREAEVSQVVSMLISSDYNKDLPVISIVGMGGQGKTTLAQMVLKIDSVVKHFDKTIWVCVSDDFKVERLLNEMLQSLEGKSAERTNTEALVRKLQENLKGKSYLLVLDDIWNEDRETWAGMRRRLLAIGGAPGSKILVTTRSDGVASAMQTSGLHHLDILSDDYSWMLFKKLAFADGGATKTQDLVDIGRRILKKCGGVPLAIKVIGGLLYSKKDASEWLTIEKSEIWNESTDIAKRVMSVLKLSYENLPSWSVKQCFASCSIFPKDTFMEKQSLIQIWMAQGLINDAKGGGGHLQMEDIGSEYFNVLLRSSLLQAGDKNSFNEIEYCRMHDLVHDLSLQVSNNCFLNTEGGMEVRHENEVMHLTIIWSQGKVLKNIEGIPPNLQTLYYLGGDGSVLEDILERSRYLCVLIVNCRDVTHLLNAVGNMKHLRHLDIRRTGITALPDSITKLYNLMTLKVSYLKEIPKKFSNLINLRHLEFFKDSEECLFPGIGQLANLRTLPHFRVSQDKGCQLEELEHLRNLGGELRIFGLENVSGFESAAKAKLSEKSSIRGLRLSWGDTNEDCDDNNIDSVMEGLQPHPDLKSLAINGFKGSRFPSWMVAKDHLMVLLRNLVRLRLEKLVKCEQVPPLGDLPCLESLKVVSLHNVKRIGAEFYGLDINARSSASCSSSTSSREVKAVTLFPKLQRFVLEDMGSLEEWSDAMVPSDSSSSIKVFPNLRDLRISGLPKLAVLLDMENLTSLEELEIQVCGSLACIRNLNSLTSLESLYLSDCPALLDASLDMKNPQSLRTLSISGCDKLNPSLSNDLEKFTSLKWLTFISDDPGCWPITVLHHLANLRSLTLGGFSDDLDYFPWPHSITNLVSLKRLELRGWPKITALPDQIQHISTLTSLEIWEFEGLEVLPEWMGSLRNLRLLGIINCSNLRQLPSAEAIRHLTNLNELYITRCPLLAERCTKGSGAGWPKIAHIPIVYIDGMPV; from the coding sequence ATGGAAGCTTTGATTTTTGATGCTAAATGCAAGCAATCAACAACCAAAACCGCGCAGCTCTGGCTGAAAAGGCTCCGGTCTATAGCACGTCATGCTGAGATCGTGTTGGATGACTTCGGATATGAAGTTCTGCGGCAGAAGGTTGAGAATCGGAAGCGCGACAAGGTGCGCAActtcttttcttcctcaaatccTATTTCCTTTCGTCTAGAGATGGCTAACAAGATCAAGAATGTTAGCGCATCTCTAGAGGAAGCTTACAAAGAAGCAAATAAGATAGGGCTTCATCCAGCTCAACTACCCATGGCATCTGCTGATCACAGAGTGGATCGGTTGACTGATCCTTTTGTGGACGAGTCAGAAACGGTGGGAAGGGAGGCTGAGGTATCTCAAGTTGTGAGCATGTTAATTAGCTCAGACTATAACAAGGATTTACCCGTCATCTCAATAGTTGGGATGGGTGGGCAGGGTAAAACAACCCTTGCACAGATGGTGCTAAAAATTGACAGTGTAGTGAAGCACTTTGATAAAACAATATGGGTTTGTGTGTCTGATGATTTCAAAGTGGAAAGGCTGTTGAATGAGATGCTACAATCCCTTGAGGGAAAAAGTGCTGAGAGGACAAACACGGAAGCATTGGTGAGGAAGCTTCAAGAAAATCTGAAAGGAAAAAGTTACTTGCTTGTCCTTGATGATATTTGGAATGAGGATCGAGAGACATGGGCTGGCATGAGGAGACGTTTGTTGGCAATAGGGGGTGCTCCAGGAAGCAAAATATTGGTTACTACACGTAGCGATGGAGTAGCCTCAGCAATGCAAACATCTGGTTTGCATCATCTGGACATCCTCTCAGATGATTATAGCTGGATGTTGTTTAAAAAACTAGCATTTGCAGACGGTGGTGCAACAAAGACTCAAGATCTGGTGGACATTGGCAGAAGGATACTGAAAAAGTGCGGCGGCGTGCCATTAGCGATCAAAGTGATCGGGGGTTTGTTGTATTCCAAAAAGGATGCCTCGGAATGGTTGACGATCGAGAAGAGTGAAATATGGAACGAGTCGACCGATATTGCAAAACGAGTCATGTCTGTCCTGAAGCTGAGTTACGAGAACTTACCTTCATGGTCAGTGAAACAATGCTTTGCAAGTTGTTCCATTTTCCCGAAGGACACTTTCATGGAAAAACAAAGCTTGATACAGATTTGGATGGCCCAGGGATTGATAAATGATGCCAAGGGAGGAGGAGGTCATTTGCAAATGGAGGATATAGGCAGTGAGTATTTCAACGTATTGCTTCGGAGTTCTTTGTTGCAAGCTGGTGATAAGAATTCCTTTAATGAAATCGAGTACTGCCGGATGCACGACCTTGTGCATGATCTTTCACTGCAAGTGTCAAATAATTGTTTCTTAAATACAGAGGGAGGCATGGAAGTCCGTCATGAAAATGAAGTTATGCATTTGACCATCATTTGGAGTCAAGGGAAGGTGTTAAAGAATATCGAAGGGATTCCTCCAAATTTGCAAACGCTTTATTATCTTGGGGGTGATGGTAGTGTGCTCGAAGACATCTTGGAAAGGTCTAGATACCTTTGTGTGTTAATAGTAAACTGCCGGGATGTTACTCATCTCCTGAATGCTGTGGGTAACATGAAACATTTAAGACATCTTGATATCAGGCGAACTGGTATCACCGCTCTGCCAGATTCGATCACAAAGCTCTACAATTTGATGACCTTGAAAGTAAGTTACTTGAAAGAGATACCTAAGAAGTTTAGCAATTTAATTAACTTGAGGCATCTCGAGTTTTTCAAGGATAGTGAGGAATGTCTGTTCCCTGGAATCGGGCAGCTGGCTAATCTCCGGACGTTGCCGCACTTCAGGGTAAGTCAAGACAAGGGATGTCAACTTGAGGAGTTGGAACACTTGCGCAACCTCGGAGGTGAGTTGAGAATATTTGGACTTGAGAATGTGAGCGGCTTTGAATCAGCAGCAAAAGCAAAGTTGTCCGAAAAATCAAGCATTCGAGGTTTAAGACTTTCATGGGGCGATACAAATGAAGATTGTGATGACAACAATATCGACAGTGTCATGGAAGGTCTCCAACCTCACCCAGACTTGAAAAGTTTAGCCATTAATGGTTTCAAAGGTTCAAGGTTTCCGTCATGGATGGTGGCAAAGGATCACTTGATGGTACTCCTTCGGAATCTGGTACGCCTCAGGTTGGAGAAATTGGTTAAGTGTGAACAAGTACCACCACTAGGGGACTTGCCTTGTCTCGAGTCCTTAAAGGTGGTCTCCTTGCACAATGTGAAGCGAATTGGGGCTGAATTCTATGGTCTCGATATTAATGCAAGGAGCAGCGCTTCTTGTAGTAGCAGCACCAGTAGCAGAGAGGTGAAAGCAGTCACTCTGTTTCCGAAACTACAGCGTTTTGTTTTGGAGGACATGGGAAGTCTAGAGGAGTGGTCAGATGCAATGGTTCCCTCGGATTCTTCTTCATCAATTAAGGTATTCCCTAATCTCCGGGACTTGAGAATCTCAGGTCTCCCCAAGTTGGCTGTTTTACTAGATATGGAGAACTTGACATCTCTTGAGGAGTTAGAGATACAAGTATGTGGAAGTTTGGCTTGTATAAGGAATTTGAATAGCCTCACATCTCTTGAATCCTTGTACTTAAGTGACTGTCCTGCTTTATTAGATGCTTCTCTGGATATGAAAAACCCCCAATCCCTACGTACTCTAAGCATCTCAGGATGTGATAAGTTGAATCCTTCGTTGAGTAATGATCTTGAGAAGTTCACGTCGCTCAAGTGGTTGACGTTCATTTCTGATGACCCTGGTTGTTGGCCAATTACGGTTCTCCACCATCTAGCCAACCTCAGATCGTTGACTCTCGGTGGCTTCTCTGACGACCTTGATTATTTCCCGTGGCCACACTCCATCACCAATCTCGTCTCTCTGAAGCGTCTTGAATTGCGTGGATGGCCAAAAATCACGGCTCTCCCAGACCAAATTCAGCATATCTCTACCTTGACGTCTCTAGAGATATGGGAGTTTGAGGGGTTGGAAGTTCTTCCAGAGTGGATGGGCAGCCTTCGGAATCTTCGCCTATTAGGGATTATTAATTGCTCTAACCTCAGACAATTGCCCTCTGCAGAAGCAATACGACACCTCACCAATTTAAATGAGCTATATATCACCAGGTGTCCTCTTTTAGCAGAGAGATGCACCAAAGGAAGTGGCGCAGGGTGGCCCAAGATTGCACATATTCCCATTGTTTATATCGATGGGATGCCCGTGTAA
- the LOC113687561 gene encoding disease resistance protein RGA2-like — translation MQTSGVHHLDILSDEYSWMLFEKLAFADGGATKTQDLVDVGKRILKKCGGVPLAIKVIGGLLYSKKDASEWSKLEKSEVWNESTDIAKRVMSVLKLSYENLPSWSVKQCFASCSIFLKDADMEKESLIQIWMAQGLINDAKGGGGHLQMEDIGSDYFNILLRSSLLQATPKYGIEYYRMHDLVHDLSLQVSNNRFFNTRDGMEVSHDDEVMHLTILGSQGKVLKNIEGIPPNLQTLYYLGGDGIMLEDILERSRYLSVLIVDSLGVTHLPNSVGDMKHLRHLDIRRTGITALPNSITKLYDLMTLKVCYLEEMPKKFGNLINLRHFEFSSAMGQSCFFPGIGQLANLRTLPHFRVSQDKGCQLEELEHLRNLRGELKISGLENVSSFESAGKAKLSEKSSIQGLRLSWNGTKEDCDDNNINSVMEGLQPHPDLKSLAIWGFQGSRYPSWMVAKDHLTVLLRNLVEIKLSGLGKCEQVPPLGDLPCLESLEMESLHNVKRIGAEFYGLLAHLDINARSSACSSSSSRKVEPITLFPKLSSFVLCDMKSLEEWSDAMVPSDSSSSIKVFPNLRYLRIERLPKLAVLPDMENLTSLAMLEIWRCGSLACIRNLNSLTSLESLYLNDCSALLDASLESLRTLSILGCDKLNPSLSNNLEKLTSLERLEIFSHDPGCWPIMVLHHLANLRSLTLGGFSDDLDHFPWPHSITNLVSLERLELRGWPKITSLPYQIQHLSTLRTLEIGEFEGLEVLPEWMGSLRNLRELWIVDCSNLRQLPSAEATRHLTNLNKLYIDTCPLLAERCTKGSGAEWPKIAHIPLVID, via the coding sequence ATGCAAACATCTGGTGTACATCATCTAGACATCCTCTCAGATGAATATAGCTGGATGCTGTTTGAAAAACTAGCATTTGCAGACGGTGGTGCAACAAAGACTCAAGATTTGGTGGACGTTGGCAAAAGGATACTGAAAAAGTGCGGCGGCGTGCCATTAGCGATCAAAGTGATCGGGGGTTTGTTGTATTCCAAAAAGGATGCCTCGGAATGGTCGAAGCTTGAGAAGAGTGAAGTATGGAACGAGTCGACCGATATTGCAAAACGAGTCATGTCTGTCCTGAAGCTGAGTTACGAGAACTTACCTTCATGGTCAGTGAAACAATGCTTTGCAAGTTGTTCCATCTTCCTGAAGGACGCTGATATGGAAAAAGAAAGCTTGATACAGATTTGGATGGCCCAGGGATTGATTAATGATGCCAAGGGAGGAGGAGGTCATTTGCAAATGGAGGATATAGGCAGCGATTACTTCAACATATTGCTTCGGAGTTCTTTGTTGCAAGCTACTCCTAAGTACGGAATCGAGTACTACCGGATGCATGACCTTGTGCATGATCTTTCACTGCAAGTGTCAAATAATCGTTTCTTCAATACAAGGGATGGCATGGAAGTCAGTCATGATGATGAAGTTATGCATTTGACCATCCTTGGGAGTCAAGGGAAGGTGTTAAAGAATATCGAAGGGATTCCTCCAAATTTGCAAACGCTTTATTATCTTGGGGGTGATGGTATTATGCTCGAAGACATCTTGGAAAGGTCTAGATACCTTTCTGTATTAATAGTAGACTCCCTGGGTGTTACTCATCTCCCAAATTCAGTGGGTGATATGAAACATTTAAGACATCTTGATATCAGGCGAACTGGTATCACTGCTCTGCCAAATTCCATCACAAAGCTCTACGATTTGATGACCTTGAAAGTATGTTACTTGGAAGAGATGCCTAAGAAATTTGGCAATTTAATTAACTTGAGACATTTCGAGTTTTCATCTGCTATGGGCCAATCATGTTTCTTCCCTGGAATTGGGCAGCTGGCTAATCTTCGGACGTTGCCGCACTTCAGGGTAAGCCAAGACAAGGGATGTCAACTTGAGGAGTTGGAACACTTGCGTAACCTCCGAGGCGAGCTAAAAATTTCTGGACTTGAAAATGTGAGCAGCTTTGAATCCGCAGGAAAAGCAAAGTTGTCCGAAAAATCAAGCATTCAAGGTTTAAGACTTTCATGGAATGGCACGAAAGAAGATTGCGACGACAACAATATCAACAGTGTCATGGAAGGTCTCCAACCTCACCCAGACTTGAAAAGTTTAGCCATTTGGGGTTTCCAAGGTTCAAGGTATCCGTCGTGGATGGTGGCAAAGGATCACTTGACGGTACTCCTTCGGAATCTGGTAGAGATCAAGTTGAGTGGATTGGGTAAGTGTGAACAAGTACCACCACTAGGGGACTTGCCTTGTCTCGAGTCCTTAGAGATGGAGTCCTTACATAATGTGAAGCGCATTGGAGCTGAATTCTATGGTCTCCTTGCACATCTCGATATTAATGCAAGGAGCAGCGCTTGTAGCAGTAGCAGTAGCAGAAAGGTGGAACCAATAACTCTGTTTCCGAAACTGTCGAGTTTTGTGCTGTGCGACATGAAAAGTCTAGAGGAGTGGTCAGATGCAATGGTTCCCTCGGATTCTTCTTCATCAATTAAGGTATTCCCTAATCTCCGGTACTTGAGAATCGAACGGCTCCCCAAGTTGGCTGTTTTACCAGATATGGAGAACTTGACATCTCTTGCGATGTTAGAGATATGGAGATGCGGAAGTTTGGCTTGTATAAGGAATTTGAATAGCCTCACATCTCTGGAATCCTTATATTTAAATGACTGCTCTGCTTTATTAGATGCTTCTCTGGAATCCCTACGTACTCTAAGCATCTTAGGATGTGATAAGTTGAATCCTTCATTGAGTAATAATCTTGAGAAGTTGACGTCGCTCGAGCGGTTGGAAATCTTCTCTCATGACCCTGGTTGTTGGCCAATTATGGTTCTCCACCATCTGGCCAACCTCAGATCGTTGACTCTCGGTGGCTTCTCTGACGACCTTGATCATTTCCCGTGGCCACACTCCATCACCAATCTCGTCTCTCTGGAGCGTCTTGAATTGCGTGGATGGCCAAAAATCACGTCTCTCCCATACCAAATTCAGCATCTCTCTACCTTGAGGACGTTAGAGATAGGGGAGTTTGAGGGGTTGGAAGTACTTCCAGAGTGGATGGGTAGCCTTCGGAATCTTCGAGAATTGTGGATTGTTGATTGCTCTAACCTCAGACAATTGCCCTCTGCAGAAGCAACACGACACCTCACCAATTTAAATAAACTGTATATCGACACCTGTCCTCTTTTAGCAGAGAGATGCACCAAAGGAAGTGGCGCAGAGTGGCCCAAGATTGCACATATTCCCCTTGTTATCGACTAG
- the LOC113687562 gene encoding putative disease resistance protein RGA3 — protein MAEAALSCVSVILNKILPLTADEISRAWGVKKDLQKLSKKVEMMEALISDAKCKQSTSKAVQLWLKRLQSIARDAEIVLDDFGYEVLRHKVENRKRDKVRNFFSSSNPISFRLEMANKIKNVSASLEEAYREANQIGLHPVQLTMASADHKEDRLTVPFVDESEMVGREVEVSRVVSMLISSDYKKKLPVISIVGMGGQGKTTLAQLVLKNENVTKHFDKKIWVCVSDYFKVERLLNEMIQSLREKNVETTNKEALVTKLQENLNGKSYLLVLDDVWNDDPLKWDGMRSCLLEIGGGAP, from the coding sequence ATGGCTGAAGCTGCACTCAGTTGTGTTAGTGTAATCTTGAATAAGATACTTCCACTTACTGCCGACGAGATCAGCCGGGCATGGGGTGTAAAGAAAGACCTTCAGAAGCTCTCCAAGAAAGTAGAGATGATGGAAGCTTTGATTTCTGATGCTAAATGCAAACAATCAACAAGCAAAGCGGTGCAACTCTGGCTCAAAAGGCTCCAGTCCATAGCACGTGATGCTGAGATCGTGTTGGATGACTTCGGATATGAAGTTCTGCGGCACAAGGTTGAGAATCGGAAGCGCGACAAGGTACGCAActtcttttcttcctcaaatccaaTTTCCTTTCGTCTAGAGATGGCTAACAAGATCAAGAATGTTAGCGCATCTCTAGAGGAAGCTTACAGAGAAGCAAATCAAATAGGGCTTCATCCAGTTCAGCTAACCATGGCATCTGCTGATCACAAAGAGGATCGTTTGACTGTTCCTTTTGTGGACGAGTCAGAAATGGTGGGAAGGGAAGTTGAGGTATCTCGAGTTGTAAGCATGCTAATTAGCTCAGACTATAAGAAGAAATTGCCTGTCATCTCAATAGTTGGGATGGGTGGCCAGGGTAAAACAACCCTTGCACAGCTGGTGCTAAAAAATGAGAATGTAACAAAgcattttgataaaaaaatatgGGTTTGCGTGTCTGATTATTTCAAAGTGGAAAGGCTGTTGAATGAGATGATACAATCCCTCAGGGAAAAGAATGTTGAGACGACGAACAAGGAAGCATTGGTGACGAAGCTTCAAGAAAATCTGAATGGAAAAAGTTACTTGCTCGTGCTTGATGATGTTTGGAATGACGATCCACTGAAATGGGATGGCATGAGGAGCTGTTTGCTCGAAATAGGAGGAGGTGCTCCATGA
- the LOC113743790 gene encoding putative disease resistance protein RGA4: MADTVLSVILDKILPLAAAETSRAWGVKKALQKLSKKVEMVEALISDAKCKQSTSKAVQLWLKRLQSIARDAEIVLDDFGYEVLRQKVENRKRDKLRNLFSISSSNPISFPLQMANKIKNVSASLEEAYKEAKRIGLHPAQLPMASADHKEDRWTAPFVDESETVGREAEVSKVVSMLISSDCKKDLPVISIVGMGGQGKTTLAQLVLKNENVTKHFDKIIWVCVSDDFRVERLLNHMLQSLGDHSLGEKNAETTTKEALVRRLQENLKGKSYLLVLDDIWNDDPLKWNDMRICLLAIGGAPGSKILATTRSDEVASAMQTSGLHHLDILSDDNSWMLFEKLAFADGGATMTQDLVGIGRRILKKCGGVPLAIKVIGGLLYSKKDASEWSKLEKSEIWNESTDIAKRVMSVLKLSYENLPSWSVKQCFASCSIFPKDAVMEKQSLIQIWMAQGLINDAKGGGGHLQMEDIGSEYFNVLLRSSLLQASPEYGIKYGGMHDLVHDLSLQVSNNRFFNTEDGMEVSHHDEVMHLTIIGSPGKVLKNIEGIPPNLQTLYYLEGDGIMLEDILERSRYLSVLKVGSWHVTHLPNAVGNMKHLRHLDISRTKITALPDSITKLYNLMTLKVRCLEEIPKKFGNLINLRHLEFARGGSGCLFPGIGQLANLRTLPPFRVSQDKGCQLEELEHLRNLRGKLKISGLENVSSFESAAKAKLSEKSSIQGLRLSWNGTKEDCDDNNINSVMEGLQPHPNLKSLAIEGFEGSRLPLWMVLLRNLVRLTLEELGKCEQVPPLGDLPCLESLCMESLHNVKRIGAEFYGLLAHLDINARSSACSSSREAKPSTLFPKLSRFELRNMGSLEEWSDAMVPSDSSSSIKVFPNLRDLTISDLPKLAVLPDMENLTSLKELEIQECGSLACIRNLNSLASLESLHLYSCPALLDASLDMENLRELIISGCDKLNPSLSNNLEKFTSLERLEIRSHDPGCWPIMVLHRLANLRSLTLGGFSDILDLDHFPWPHSITNLVSLETLRLYGWPKITSLPDQIQHISTLTSLEIWEFEGLEVLPEWMGSLRNLRELWIGDCSNLRQLPSAEAMRHLTNLNELRIYNCPLLAKRCIKGSGAEWPKIAHIPLVVIDFNKV, encoded by the coding sequence ATGGCTGACACCGTGCTTAGTGTGATCTTGGATAAGATACTTCCACTTGCTGCCGCCGAGACCAGCCGGGCATGGGGTGTAAAGAAAGCCCTTCAGAAGCTCTCCAAGAAAGTAGAGATGGTGGAAGCTTTGATTTCTGATGCTAAATGCAAGCAATCAACAAGCAAAGCAGTGCAACTCTGGCTCAAAAGGCTCCAGTCCATAGCACGTGATGCTGAGATCGTGTTGGATGACTTCGGATATGAAGTTCTGCGGCAGAAGGTTGAGAATCGGAAGCGCGACAAGCTACGCAACCTCTTTTCtatttcttcctcaaatcctATTTCCTTTCCTCTACAGATGGCTAACAAGATCAAGAATGTTAGCGCATCTCTGGAGGAAGCTTACAAAGAAGCAAAACGGATAGGGCTTCATCCAGCTCAACTACCCATGGCATCTGCTGATCACAAAGAGGATCGGTGGACTGCTCCTTTTGTGGACGAGTCAGAAACGGTGGGAAGGGAGGCTGAGGTATCTAAAGTTGTGAGCATGTTAATTAGCTCAGACTGTAAGAAGGATTTACCCGTCATCTCAATAGTTGGGATGGGTGGCCAGGGTAAAACAACCCTCGCACAGCTGGTGCTAAAAAATGAGAATGTAACGAAGcattttgataaaataatatGGGTTTGTGTGTCTGATGATTTCAGAGTGGAAAGGCTGTTGAACCATATGCTTCAATCCCTCGGGGATCATTCCCTCGGGGAAAAGAATGCTGAGACGACAACCAAGGAAGCATTGGTAAGGAGGCTTCAAGAAAATCTGAAAGGAAAAAGTTACTTGCTTGTCCTTGATGATATTTGGAATGACGATCCACTGAAATGGAATGACATGAGGATATGTTTGTTAGCAATTGGGGGTGCTCCAGGAAGCAAAATATTGGCTACCACACGTAGCGATGAGGTAGCCTCAGCAATGCAAACATCTGGTTTGCATCATCTAGACATCCTCTCAGATGATAATAGCTGGATGTTGTTTGAAAAACTAGCATTTGCAGACGGTGGTGCAACAATGACTCAAGATCTGGTGGGCATTGGCAGAAGGATACTGAAAAAGTGCGGCGGCGTGCCATTAGCGATCAAAGTGATCGGGGGTTTGTTGTATTCCAAAAAGGATGCCTCTGAATGGTCGAAGCTTGAGAAGAGTGAAATATGGAACGAGTCGACCGATATTGCAAAACGAGTCATGTCTGTCCTGAAGCTGAGTTACGAGAACTTACCTTCATGGTCAGTGAAACAATGCTTCGCAAGTTGTTCCATCTTCCCGAAGGACGCTGTCATGGAAAAACAAAGCTTGATACAGATTTGGATGGCCCAGGGATTGATTAATGATGCCAAGGGAGGAGGAGGTCATTTGCAAATGGAGGATATAGGCAGTGAGTATTTCAACGTATTGCTTCGGAGTTCTTTGTTGCAAGCTTCTCCTGAGTACGGAATCAAGTACGGCGGGATGCACGACCTTGTGCATGATCTTTCACTGCAAGTGTCAAATAATCGTTTCTTCAACACAGAGGATGGCATGGAAGTCAGTCATCATGATGAAGTTATGCATTTGACCATCATTGGGAGTCCAGGGAAGGTGTTAAAGAATATCGAAGGGATTCCTCCAAATTTGCAAACGCTTTATTATCTTGAGGGTGATGGTATTATGCTCGAAGACATCTTGGAAAGGTCTAGATACCTTTCTGTATTAAAAGTAGGCAGCTGGCATGTTACTCATCTCCCGAATGCAGTGGGTAATATGAAACATTTAAGACATCTTGATATCAGTCGAACTAAAATCACCGCTCTGCCAGATTCCATCACAAAGCTCTACAATTTGATGACCTTGAAGGTACGTTGCTTGGAAGAGATACCTAAGAAGTTTGGCAATCTAATTAACTTGAGGCATCTCGAGTTTGCTAGAGGGGGGTCCGGATGTTTGTTCCCTGGAATCGGGCAGTTGGCTAATCTTCGGACGTTGCCCCCCTTCAGGGTAAGCCAAGACAAGGGATGTCAACTTGAGGAGTTGGAACACTTGCGTAACCTCCGAGGCAAGCTAAAAATTTCTGGACTTGAAAATGTGAGCAGCTTTGAATCCGCAGCAAAAGCAAAGTTGTCCGAAAAATCAAGCATTCAAGGTTTAAGACTTTCGTGGAATGGCACGAAAGAAGATTGCGACGACAACAATATCAACAGTGTCATGGAAGGTCTCCAACCTCACCcaaacttgaaaagtttagCCATTGAGGGTTTCGAAGGTTCAAGGTTGCCGTTGTGGATGGTACTTCTTCGGAATCTGGTACGCCTCACGTTGGAGGAATTGGGTAAGTGTGAACAAGTACCACCACTAGGGGACTTGCCTTGTCTCGAGTCCTTATGCATGGAGTCCTTACATAATGTGAAGCGCATTGGGGCTGAATTCTATGGTCTCCTTGCACATCTCGATATTAATGCAAGGAGCAGCGCTTGTAGTAGTAGCAGAGAGGCGAAACCAAGCACTCTGTTTCCGAAACTGTCGCGTTTTGAGTTGCGGAACATGGGAAGTCTAGAGGAGTGGTCAGATGCAATGGTTCCCTCGGATTCTTCTTCATCAATTAAGGTATTCCCTAATCTCCGGGACTTGACAATTTCCGATCTCCCCAAGTTGGCTGTTCTACCGGATATGGAGAACTTGACATCTCTTAAGGAGTTAGAGATACAAGAATGTGGAAGTTTGGCTTGTATAAGGAATTTGAATAGCCTTGCATCTCTCGAATCCTTACACTTATATAGCTGCCCTGCTTTATTAGATGCTTCTCTGGATATGGAAAACCTACGTGAATTAATCATCTCAGGATGTGATAAGTTGAATCCTTCTTTGAGTAATAATCTTGAGAAGTTCACGTCACTCGAGCGGTTGGAGATCCGCTCTCATGACCCTGGTTGTTGGCCAATTATGGTTCTCCACCGTCTAGCCAACCTCAGATCGTTGACTCTCGGTGGCTTCTCTGACATCCTTGACCTTGATCATTTCCCGTGGCCACACTCCATCACCAATCTCGTCTCGCTGGAAACACTTCGATTGTATGGATGGCCAAAAATCACGTCTCTCCCAGACCAAATTCAGCATATCTCTACCTTGACGTCTCTAGAGATATGGGAGTTTGAGGGGTTGGAAGTTCTTCCAGAGTGGATGGGTAGCCTTCGGAATCTTCGAGAATTGTGGATTGGTGATTGCTCTAACCTCAGACAGTTGCCCTCCGCAGAAGCAATGCGACACCTCACCAATTTAAATGAGCTACGTATCTACAACTGTCCTCTTTTAGCAAAGAGATGCATCAAAGGAAGTGGCGCAGAGTGGCCCAAGATTGCACATATTCCCCTTGTTGTTATCGATTTCAACAAAGTTTGA